In the Actinomycetota bacterium genome, TTGCGCACCAGCTACGCACTCACGCTGCGTCAATGGGTGACGAATCTGGAGCGAAACCGGGTCCATGCCGTCGCCGCCGCCGAGGAGCGCGTCTACCGGATCTGGAGGGCATTCATGGCAGGATCCGCCCTTTCGTTCGAGAAGGCGAGGATCAGCGTCTACCAGCTTCTGCTGGCGGACCCGGGCCGACCGTGGACCTACGGGAGAGCGTGGATGACGGCCGCGGACGATGAGGGTTGAGGAAGCCGCTCTCTGAGCGCAGATAGGGCTCAGGTTCGTCGCGGAATCGGAGGATGGCATGGAAGTTGCGCCGGGAGTTCACCGTCTCGGGACCAGTTTCGTCAACTTCTACGTCATCGAGGATGGGGGGAGGCTCACGGTGGTCGATGCCGGGTTGCCCGGGTACCGGCGTTTCCTCATGGAGTTCCTCGACTCGTCGGGAAAGAAGCCGGGCGACATCGAGGCCGTGGTCCTGACACACGCTCATGTGGATCACATCGGATTCTCGGAACATCTGCGCTCCAATCAACACACTCGGGTGCTTGTACATGAGGATGATGTCGCCCTTGCCACGGGTCGGGAAAAGGCTCGTATCCCCTTGGGTCCGATCTGGCGGCCGATGCTTTTGCGTTACCTTGCACATGGGCTCGCGTACAAGGGATTCTCCTTTCCGACGGTGCTGGAAGTGGCTGCGTTCGATGATGGCGAGGTCCTCGATCTTCCCGGCAGGCTTCAGGTGATCCATGCACCGGGGCACACGAAGGGGAGTTGTGTGTTGCGGTTCGGAAACGTGCTGCTTGCCGGCGATGTCCTGGCGACCGTCGACATCACGACCGGAGAGGTCGGCCCGAGAATCGGCCCGAGCTTCGTGAATGTCGACAGCGAACAGGCACTGCGATCCCTGGATCGTCTCGTGGGGCTGGATTTCGACACGGTGCTTGTAGGACACGGCGATCCGTGGACGGATGGGATCGACGAAGCAGTCCGGCAGGCCCGTCAAGTGGGCATTTGGTGA is a window encoding:
- a CDS encoding MBL fold metallo-hydrolase, whose protein sequence is MEVAPGVHRLGTSFVNFYVIEDGGRLTVVDAGLPGYRRFLMEFLDSSGKKPGDIEAVVLTHAHVDHIGFSEHLRSNQHTRVLVHEDDVALATGREKARIPLGPIWRPMLLRYLAHGLAYKGFSFPTVLEVAAFDDGEVLDLPGRLQVIHAPGHTKGSCVLRFGNVLLAGDVLATVDITTGEVGPRIGPSFVNVDSEQALRSLDRLVGLDFDTVLVGHGDPWTDGIDEAVRQARQVGIW